The sequence below is a genomic window from Providencia rettgeri.
TAATGCACGGCCTCGCATCACGCCATAAATATGAATATTACCATCTGCTAATAGTTCTGCACCTGCACTAACATTGCTTGTGACGATCAGATCACTATTTGGTGCATAAATACGTTGCCCAGAACGAACAGGGGTATTGATAATACGAGTTTTACGATATAAAGGTTCAGCCTGAACTGTCGCAGTCTGAGGTTCAGGCTGAATTTCAACAGGCTTTTGACTTTTACCTTCATTTAAAATCGGTAAACCCGCATCGTTTACTTTTTTCCGTATCTGTGGGTCAGTACATCCACTGACCCCAACAATACGCAATCCCGCAGAAATAACAGATTTATGAATACTCTGTAAATCGGCATTTGGGGATAATTCAGCAATGTTAATCACGACAGGGGCATTCTTAAAGAAATCAGGAGCCTGATTTACTTTATCTTGCAGCGCTTTTTTGATGAGTTTAGGCTCTTCACTGTATAAGTGAATAACTGAAAGAGTAAAACTGCTGCCTTTAAGTTCTATTGGCGATTGTGGCATCTATCCAGACTCAGCAAATTAAAATTTCCGAAACAATCCTCGGGTGAAGATATTCTGTAAAACAATAGCATGTTATAGTTACTATATACTTCAAGCAAGCTAATGAACTAAGAAAAAGAGTTAAATATAATGATTTGTGCAATTTATAGAAGCCCTAAGCGTGACCAAACTTATCTTTATATTGAGAAGAAAGATGATTTTTCACGTGTTCCTGATGAATTATTATCGCAATTTGGAACACCTCAATTCGCCATGCTTATCTCATTAGATAAACGTGAAAAGCTCGCCAATGCTGACTTGGCAAAGGTTAAATCAGATCTCTTAGAAGTGGGGTATTACTTACAATTCCCACCTCCGGTGGAGGATTTGCTTTCAGAACATAAAGAACTGAATAACTAGAGCAAATTAAGAAAATCCTGAAAAGCAAAGATAGTCTGGAGGAGACGAATGAAACCAACGTTATTATATACATTAGTCGCTGGCTTATTTTTAACAAGTTGTTCTGCAACACAGAATGAATCAGTTGTTACTTACCCGATTACCGCAGAACAAAATGCGGCTATAGCCCAAGAAGTCTCTGCTTTAGATAAAGCATTCCCTATTGAACAACGTGAACCATCACAATTTCCTGCTTATGTGGAATTATTGAAAGAACATGCTATTGCTCAGGGGATTAAACCTGCCACCATTGAGCGCGCTTTTGCTAATATTCATTTTATTGAGCGTGTTGTGAAAGCAGATAAAGGCCAACCAGAGAAAAGGGCGACGGTTACGTTAGCAAGCTATCTAAAAAATGTACTCCCACAATCGCGTATCAATGCTGGCTATAACAAATATTTAGAAAATAAACCCACTCTAGATGCTATCAGTGATAAATATGGCGTCCCACCTCAGTTTATAGTTTCGTTATGGGGATTAGAAAGTGGTTTTGGGCGCTCGCAAGGTAAAGAAGATGTTGTTTCAGCGCTTGCAACACTGTCATTTGAAGGCCGCAGAGAAGCGCTTTTTAGCAAGCAATTATTAGCTGCACTTGAGATAATGGACAAAGGTTATATTCCAGAAGATCAACAGCTCAAAGGTTCATGGGCTGGCGCCATGGGCCAAAGCCAATTTATGCCAACCTCTTATTTGTCCTACGCAGCAGATGGTGACGGTGATGGCAAAATGGATATTTGGAATAATAAATCTGATGTGTTTGCATCCATTGCTAATTATTTATCAACAGAAGGTTGGCAAGCTCAATTACCATGGGGTTACCAAGTTAATTTACCCATAGATTTTAATAAAACGTTGGAAGGCGTAAAAGCGGAACAAGGGAAATCTGTTCGTGAATGGCAAAAACTAGGCGTTACATTACCTGCATTTGCTCAATTATCTTCAGACGTAAAAACCTGGGTAGTTATCCCTGATGATCCTGAAGGCAGAGCATTTTTAGTGACTGAAAATTTCCGTACCATTATGCATTGGAACCGCTCATATTATTTTGCATTGAGTGTATGCATGATGGCAGATGGCATCGCTAATAAAATACAATAACGATAATAGGAGTACTATTATGTATCAACATCGTGACTGGCAAGGTGCGTTACTTGATTTCCCTGCAAATAAAGTTGTTTGTGTTGGTAGTAATTATGCAAAGCATATAAAAGAAATGGGATCTGCTACACCGGAAGAACCTGTTATTTTTATTAAGCCAGAAACTGCTTTGTGTGATATTACTCAATCCATTGTTATTCCAAAAGATTTTGGCGCTGTTCATCATGAAATTGAGATGGCAATTTTAATTGGTATGCCATTAAAAAATGCAGATGAAGACCGCGTATCACGTTCTATTGCAGGTTATGCGGTTGCATTAGATTTAACCTTACGTGACTTGCAAGCTAAGTTTAAAAAAGCAGGTCAGCCATGGGAAAAAAGCAAATCATTTGATGGTTCATGCCCAATTTCTGGTTTTATTCCTGTTAGTAGCCCGAATGACTTACAAAATATTCAGCTTTCACTGGAAATCAACGGTGAAGTTCGCCAAGAGGGTTCGACGCGTGATATGATCACACCAATTTTACCGCTGATTAGCTACATGTCCCGTTTTTTCACACTACGTGCAGGGGATGTCATCTTAACGGGAACACCTGAAGGT
It includes:
- the minC gene encoding septum site-determining protein MinC, producing the protein MPQSPIELKGSSFTLSVIHLYSEEPKLIKKALQDKVNQAPDFFKNAPVVINIAELSPNADLQSIHKSVISAGLRIVGVSGCTDPQIRKKVNDAGLPILNEGKSQKPVEIQPEPQTATVQAEPLYRKTRIINTPVRSGQRIYAPNSDLIVTSNVSAGAELLADGNIHIYGVMRGRALAGASGDIESQIYCTHLQAELVSIAGEYWLSDQIPAEFLAKAAKLCLVDNKLNIEYLN
- a CDS encoding YcgL domain-containing protein, producing the protein MICAIYRSPKRDQTYLYIEKKDDFSRVPDELLSQFGTPQFAMLISLDKREKLANADLAKVKSDLLEVGYYLQFPPPVEDLLSEHKELNN
- a CDS encoding lytic murein transglycosylase: MKPTLLYTLVAGLFLTSCSATQNESVVTYPITAEQNAAIAQEVSALDKAFPIEQREPSQFPAYVELLKEHAIAQGIKPATIERAFANIHFIERVVKADKGQPEKRATVTLASYLKNVLPQSRINAGYNKYLENKPTLDAISDKYGVPPQFIVSLWGLESGFGRSQGKEDVVSALATLSFEGRREALFSKQLLAALEIMDKGYIPEDQQLKGSWAGAMGQSQFMPTSYLSYAADGDGDGKMDIWNNKSDVFASIANYLSTEGWQAQLPWGYQVNLPIDFNKTLEGVKAEQGKSVREWQKLGVTLPAFAQLSSDVKTWVVIPDDPEGRAFLVTENFRTIMHWNRSYYFALSVCMMADGIANKIQ
- a CDS encoding fumarylacetoacetate hydrolase family protein; this encodes MYQHRDWQGALLDFPANKVVCVGSNYAKHIKEMGSATPEEPVIFIKPETALCDITQSIVIPKDFGAVHHEIEMAILIGMPLKNADEDRVSRSIAGYAVALDLTLRDLQAKFKKAGQPWEKSKSFDGSCPISGFIPVSSPNDLQNIQLSLEINGEVRQEGSTRDMITPILPLISYMSRFFTLRAGDVILTGTPEGVGPLVSGDMLKLSINDHSLTTRVI